From the genome of Streptomyces sp. S4.7:
CAGCGCCCGCAGTTCCTCGGAGCGGGCCAGCGCGATCTGCCGCTCCATCTGGTGCAGCAGATGGAGCCGCCACTGCCGGAGATTGCGGATACGCGGCGCGGCCCCCTCCGGGTGCAGGATGGCCCGCATCGCGTTCACCGGCGGCACCAGCAGATGCTCGGGCACGCCCTCCATCAGCAGGGCGAGGCCCCGATTGGCCGCCACCAGCGTGTACGTTCCGTCCACGACGAGGGCCGGATACGGCTCGTACCCCCGCAGCAGCCGCTCCAGCCCCTCCCGCACCACCGCCATCGACGGGTCGTCCATCGCCGTCTCGGTGAACCGTGGCGCGTAACCGGCCGCCAGCAGCAGGGTGTTGCGCTCCCGCACCGGTACGTCCAGATGCTCCGAGAGCCGAAGGATCATCGCCTCGCTCGGCCGGGACCTGCCCGTCTCGACGAAGCTGATGTGACGGGCTGACGAGTCGGCGCGCAGGGCCAGCTCCAGCTGGCTGATCCGGCGCTGTTCACGCCAGCCCCTGAGGAGTGGACCGACCTCCGTACCCGACGCGCGAGATGTCATACCCGGACGGTAGCCGGGTCCGGGACGGAGCCGCCCCGGACCCGGTGTTCTGCGGGCTCCTCCCAGGTGGGGCAATCTGGTTGTCAAGGGGCGAAACCAGGAGTGACTCCCGTTTGCCGCCGCACTCCCCGGGCACCAGGGCAGCCGGGAAGCCACCGTCCGCCCGTCCGGCCGCACCCGGTCGTATCCGGTGAGGAGTGACATGCGTACCGAACTTCTGACAGAACTGGCGCAGCAGCTCAGGGTGGACTCGGTCCGGGTCGCCGACATGGCGGGTTCCGGTCATCCGACCTCGTCCATGTCCGCGGCCGACCTCGCCGCCGTACTGCTGGCCAATCACCTCACGTACGACTTCGACCGGCCCGACCACCCGGGGAACGACCGGCTGATCTTCTCCAAGGGGCACGCGTCACCCCTGCTGTACTCCATGTACCTCGCGGCCGGTGCCGTGGACGAGTCGGAGTTCCGCACCTACCGCAGGCAGGGCAGCAGGCTCGAAGGCCACCCCACGCCCCGGCTCCCCTGGGTGGACGTGGCGACCGGCTCGCTCGGGCAGGGCCTGCCGGTGGGCGTCGGAATGGCGCTCGCCGGGCAGCGGCTGGGCAAGGTCCCGTACCGGGTCTGGGTGCTCTGCGGAGACAGCGAGATGGCCGAGGGCTCGATCTGGGAGGCCGCCGAGCACGCCGGATACCAGCATCTCGACTCGCTGACGATGATCCTCGACGTGAACCGGCTCGGCCAGCGCGGTCCCACCCGCCACGAGCACGACCTCGGCGCCTACACCCGCAGGCTGCACGCCTTCGGCTGGCACACCATCGAGGTCGACGGCCATGACATCGACGCGATCGACGCGGCCTGCAACGAGGCCCGCTCGACGGTCGGGGAGCCGACGGCGATCATCGCCGCCACCAGGAAGGGCCGGGGAGTCGCCGCCGTCGAGGACAAGGAGGGCAAGCACGGCAAGCCCCTGCCGGACGCGGCGGGCGCCATCGAGGAGCTGGGCGGCCGGCGGAACCTGCGGGTCGAGGTGCGCAAGCCCGACGCGGCGGCCACCGACCCCCGCACCGAGGTCGGCCATCTGAACCTGCCGCGCTTCGACGTGGGTGACGAGATCGCCACCCGTGACGCCTACGGGCAGGCCCTGACCGCGCTCGGCTCCGCACGCGGCGACATCGTCGCGCTCGACGGCGAGGTCGGTGACTCGACCCGTACCGAGTTCTTCTCGAAGGAGCACCCCGAGCGGTACTTCGAGCTCTACATCGCCGAGCAGCAGCTGGTGGCCGCCGCCGTCGGCATGCAGGCGTGCGGGCAGATCCCGTACGCCTCCACCTTCGCGGCCTTCCTCACCCGCGCCCACGACTTCCTGCGGATGGCCACGGTCAGTCGTGCGTCGATCAGCGTCGTCGGCTCGCACGCCGGGGTCTCCATCGGCCAGGACGGGCCCTCCCAGATGGGCCTCGAAGACCTCGCCATGTTCCGTGTCCTGCACGGCACTACGGTGCTCCAGCCGTGCGACGCGAACCAGACGACCCGGCTCGTCGCCGCGATGGCCGAACTGGAGGGCGTCTGCTATCTGCGCACACTGCGCGGGAAGACACCGGTCGTCTACGGCCCCGACGAGCAGTTCCCCGTCGGCGGCAGCAAGGTGCTCCGCCACTCCATCGACGACCGGATGACGCTCGTCGGCTCCGGGATCACCGTCCATGAGTGCCTCAAGGCGGCCGATCTGCTGGCCGCCGAGAGCATCGCCGTGCGGGTCGTCGACATGTACTCGATCAAACCGGCCGACGAGGTCACCCTCCAGGCCGCCGCCGCCGACACCGGATGTCTGATCACGGTGGAGGACCACCACCCGCAGGGTGGCCTCGGCGACGCCGTCGCGGAGGTCTTCTCCGACGGCAGGCCGGCGCCCCGCCTGGTGCGGCTCGGTGTACGGAACATGCCGGGCTCCGCGACCCCGGCCGAGCAGCTGCGCGGTGCGGGCATCGACGCCGACTCGATCGCCGCCGCCGTGAAGCTGCTGACGGGGACCGCCGTGGTGCGCTGACGGCGGCGCACGCGAGCGCCGGCCCGACCGGGATCGCGCAAGAGAGTCGAACACAGAGCACAGAAGGAGTGAGTCCCCATGCGCGTCGCGTTTCTGATGGCCCCCGAGGGCATCGAGCAGGTCGAGCTGACCGAGCCCTGGCAGACGGTGGTCGACGCCGGTGGTGAGCCCGTCCTCGTCTCGACCCGGGCGGGCCGGGTGCAGGCCTTCAATCACCTGGACAAGGCCGACACCTTCCCGGTGGACGCGACGGTGGCCGACAGCACGGTCGACGGCTTCGACGGACTCGTCCTGCCCGGCGGCGTGGCCAACCCGGACGCCCTGCGGACGGACGATGGGGCGGTCGCCTTCGTCAGGGGATTCTTCGACGCGGGCAAGCCGGTGGCGGCGATCTGCCACGCCCCCTGGACGCTGGTCGAGGCGGACGTGGTGCGCGGCAGGACCCTGACCTCCTGGCCGAGTCTGCGGACGGACATCCGCAACGCGGGCGGTACCTGGGTGGACGAGCAGGTCCAGATCTGCACCGACGGGCCGAACACCCTCGTCACCAGCCGCAGGCCCGACGATCTGAAGGCGTTCGACTCGGTCTTCATCGACGTCTTCGACGCCTGAGGATTTGTTACACAACGCGCCCGTTTGCGTACGCCGTGCGATCGGCGCAATGTGGACGAGCCGGACAACGTCTGTCGGGCGTCCGCCCGGGCAGCCGGGCCGACCTCGGGATCGGGAGACGAGCATGCTTCTGCCGGACAAGGCCCGGCTCGCCCAGCTTCTGCGCCGCTACCGGATCTGGGAGCGGCTGGTCCTCCAGGAGCCGCACAACTCGGTGCGCAGGCGGCGGCTGGACGACGCCGCCTACACCCTGTGCGTGCTGATGGGACACCGCACCGCGCACGAGGCGATCCGGGCGGCGGAGTCGTATCTCGGCAGAGGCCATCGGGGAGTGCGGGCGCGTAAAGCGGCCCAGGCGCGCAGGGCGACCGAAATCTCCGGGGCCGGCGAATTCTGAGGCCCGGCGGACAGCGGCAGCCGGAAAGAAGGGGCGTGAACGGGCATGGCCGAATTCCTCACCGACATCCGGACGATTCGCGAACGCGCGCGCAAGGAGATCGAGAAAGGACCGGTGACGGATGCCTACGGGGCGGATCTCGGCCGCGTCATCCAGGTCCTGAACGAGGCGCTCGCCACCGAGATCGTCTGCACCCTGCGCTACAAGCGGCACTACTACACGGCGACGGGACTGTACGCGGAGCCGGTCGCCGCGGAATTCCTGGAGCACGCGGGGGAGGAGCAGCAGCACGCCGACAGGCTGGCCGAGCGGATCGTACAGCTCGGTGGTGAGCCCGACTTCAACCCGGACACACTGACCAAGCGCTCGCACGCGGAGTACGACGCGAGCCTGGACCTGATCGAGATGATCAAGGAGGACCTGGTCGCCGAGCGGGTCGCCATCGCGGCCTACACGGAGATCGCGCAGTGGCTCGGGGACGGTGACCCCACCACGCGCCGTATCTTCGAGGATCTCCTCGCGCAGGAGGAGGAGCACGCGGACGACCTGCGCGGACTGCTGGAGCGACTGCCGGCCGGTGCCAAGTCCTGACCGGGGGTGCGCCGCCGGCAACGACACCGCCGCCGGCCGACGGGCACTCAAGTGCCCGTCGGCCGACGGCGGTTCTGCGTCCGTCGGCGGTGGTTCGGCCTTCGGTCGGCAGTCGTCGGCGGTGGCCGCGCGGTGGGTCAGTTACCCACGGTGCGGCGCTTGCGCGCGGCCCACGTGATGCCCGCACCGGCGACGAGTATGACGGCCGCGGCGCCCGCGATCAGCGGGGTGGTGCTGGAGGAACCCGTCTCGGCGAGGTCGTCACCGGCGGGGCTCGGCTGCGACGACGGCACGGCGGCGCCGGTCGTCTTGCTCGGCTCCGGCTCCGGCTTCGGCTCCTCCGCGGGCGGCGTGGGCTCGTCCGGAGGCGTCGTCGACGGCTCGGGCTCGGGCTCGGTGCCTTCGCAGACCGGCGCGGTCTTGGTGTCGTTGAGCGAACCGTCGTTGCCCGAACCGTCCACCACCACGAGGTGGAGCTTCAGTTCCTTCGTGTGCTCGGGCAGTTCGATCTTCTTGTGGAACTCGCCACCGAACTTCTCGGTGGGCAGCAGCTCCTTGCCGTCGACGGTCAGGGTCACCGTGTTCTCGGCGTCGGCGGTGTAGTTGACGAGATCGACGCTCACCTCCGAGCAGGTCACGGCCCAGGCCGGGGTGTGCGCCACCGCCGGGCCGGCGAAGAGGCCGACGCCGAGCGCACTCGCCGCCGCGACCGTCACGAGCGCCCCGGGGCGTCGCCACGATCTGTTGAATACAGTCACTGAAATCCTCCGCGGGAACTGCGCCGGCCGGGATGGCGGCGCGCGCGCACAGTACCGCCATTCGGGACCCACTTCGCACGCACCCCTGCCGACTTGACCGTCCCATGGGGCTGTTGTGCCCGAAATCGATGCCCACGCCACTTTGCTCGCTCCCGGCCCCTTGCCGTGCCCTTGTCTCGTTTGTAACTTGGCGCAGATGCTTTGCGGGAAGCGCTTTCTGCGCGGTCCGGGATCATACGGACCGCGCCGTCCGAGCCGATGAGGTGAGCGGGATGCCCAAGCCCGGAACAACAGGCAGAAGCCGACTGGCCATCGCGGCGGGGGTGTTGCTGATGGCGCTTTTCGTGCCACCGGCCGTGGCGCGGGAGGACGGGCCGATCGCCGATCCGCTGCCCGATCCGACGCTCTCCGAAATTGGCCTGGTTCTTGACGAGTTCTCGACCCTCCCCAAGTCCGAACCGGTACCACCGCCGACCGACGACCGGCTGAAGCGCTGGGCGCGGATCAACTTCGTCGGTGAAGTCCCGGACGGCTCGGGCCGGTTGTACGTGCCCGACCTCAACGGCAAGCTGCATCTGCTGGACGACGCGGGCACCCCCACCGAGTATCTGGACGTCGGCGCGGCCTTCGGTCCCGACTTCTGGTCCCACCAGGGACTCGGCAGCGGCTTCGGATTCGTCGCGTTCCACCCGGAGTTCGGGGACAACGGCAAGTTCTACACCGTCCACACCGAGGCCAGGGACGCGCTCAAGAAGCGTCCCGACCTGCCCTCCGGCGGAGTCACGGTCGTCCACAGCGTGGTCACGGAGTGGACGGCCGACGACCCGGCCGCCGCGACCTTCGACGGCTCGCGCCGCGAGGTGATGCGGCTCGGTTTCCAGAGCACGATCCACGACATCCAGGAGATCGACTTCAACCCCAACGCCGGGCCCGGCGACGAGGATTACGGGCTGCTCTACATCGCGGCCGGCGACGGCGGAGCGGGCTGGCGCAGTTCCGTACCGCAGGATCTTTACGTACCGCAGGGCAAGATCCTGCGCATCGACCCGAGCGGCCACAACGGCCCCGGCGGCAAGTACGGCATCCCGCCGTCCAACCCCTTCACGCACCGGCAGTACGTGCTCGGCGAGATCTACGCGTACGGCTTCCGCGACCCGCACCGCTTCAGCTGGGACTCGGCGGGCGACGGACAGCTGTTCGTCGGGAACATCGGGGAGCACCGCATCGAGTCCGTCTACGACGTCAGGGCCGGTGACAACCTCGGCTGGAGCGACCGCGAGGGGCCCTTCGAGTACCGCAAGGAGGGCAACCCGACCTGCGGTGTCTACCAACTCCCCGACAACGACGAGCAGTACGGCTACACCTATCCGGTCGCGGCCTTCGACCACGTGCCGCCGCCGGCCACACCGTGCGCCGACAGCGGCAACGCGCTGATCGGTGGCTTCGTCTACCGGGGCGCGGAGATCCCGCAGTTGCGGGGCAAGTACGTGTACGGCGAGGGCGTCGGCGGCCGGATCCTCTACTCCGAGGTGGCCGACATGCGCCGCGGCGGGCCGCTCGCCGAAGTGCACCAGTTCAAGGTCGTCGACGCGGCGGGCGCGACGACCTCCATGGCGGAACTGGCGGGGGACGACCGGGTCGACCTCCGGTTCGGCACGGACCGCGCGGGTGAGCTGTACGTGCTCGCCAAGGCCAACGGAAAGATCTGGAAGGTGACCGATGCGCGCTGACCCAGCGGGGCGCGGCAGGCTCGCCCTCGCCGTCGCCCTCACCACGACACTCCTGGTCACGGGGTTCGCCCCGGCGGACGCACCCGCCGGCCGGAGCACGGGCGGACCCGCACACGTGCCTCGCCCGGTCGCCGCGTACGACTTCGAGCACCCCGTCCCCGGTGACCCGGCCCGCGAGCGGGACCGGGGCCGGTCGGGCACCACACTGGAACTCGTCAACGGCGGCGCCCAGTCCCGGGTGAGGGACGACGAGCGGCCCGGCCGGGTCCTGCGCACGCGACAGGTCTCGCCGGAGACCGCCGGGAGCGACGACTGGAAGGCGGGCGTGTACGGCCCGCAGGGGGTGCCGACCCTGCGCGCCTTCAGCGGCGCGCGGGAGACCACCGTCATGGGCTGGTTCAGGATGACCGCCGGCAATCCCGCGCCGAACTCCAACACCGCTGATCCGGGC
Proteins encoded in this window:
- a CDS encoding helix-turn-helix transcriptional regulator — encoded protein: MTSRASGTEVGPLLRGWREQRRISQLELALRADSSARHISFVETGRSRPSEAMILRLSEHLDVPVRERNTLLLAAGYAPRFTETAMDDPSMAVVREGLERLLRGYEPYPALVVDGTYTLVAANRGLALLMEGVPEHLLVPPVNAMRAILHPEGAAPRIRNLRQWRLHLLHQMERQIALARSEELRALYEEVAAYPPPEGVGDGPEGAEDAQDAAAFALGTFALPLRIEHGGQVLTFLSSISTFNTPMDVTVAELAIETFLPADPATAKYLMSALG
- a CDS encoding transketolase, whose amino-acid sequence is MRTELLTELAQQLRVDSVRVADMAGSGHPTSSMSAADLAAVLLANHLTYDFDRPDHPGNDRLIFSKGHASPLLYSMYLAAGAVDESEFRTYRRQGSRLEGHPTPRLPWVDVATGSLGQGLPVGVGMALAGQRLGKVPYRVWVLCGDSEMAEGSIWEAAEHAGYQHLDSLTMILDVNRLGQRGPTRHEHDLGAYTRRLHAFGWHTIEVDGHDIDAIDAACNEARSTVGEPTAIIAATRKGRGVAAVEDKEGKHGKPLPDAAGAIEELGGRRNLRVEVRKPDAAATDPRTEVGHLNLPRFDVGDEIATRDAYGQALTALGSARGDIVALDGEVGDSTRTEFFSKEHPERYFELYIAEQQLVAAAVGMQACGQIPYASTFAAFLTRAHDFLRMATVSRASISVVGSHAGVSIGQDGPSQMGLEDLAMFRVLHGTTVLQPCDANQTTRLVAAMAELEGVCYLRTLRGKTPVVYGPDEQFPVGGSKVLRHSIDDRMTLVGSGITVHECLKAADLLAAESIAVRVVDMYSIKPADEVTLQAAAADTGCLITVEDHHPQGGLGDAVAEVFSDGRPAPRLVRLGVRNMPGSATPAEQLRGAGIDADSIAAAVKLLTGTAVVR
- a CDS encoding type 1 glutamine amidotransferase domain-containing protein, producing MRVAFLMAPEGIEQVELTEPWQTVVDAGGEPVLVSTRAGRVQAFNHLDKADTFPVDATVADSTVDGFDGLVLPGGVANPDALRTDDGAVAFVRGFFDAGKPVAAICHAPWTLVEADVVRGRTLTSWPSLRTDIRNAGGTWVDEQVQICTDGPNTLVTSRRPDDLKAFDSVFIDVFDA
- a CDS encoding DUF5133 domain-containing protein, with amino-acid sequence MLLPDKARLAQLLRRYRIWERLVLQEPHNSVRRRRLDDAAYTLCVLMGHRTAHEAIRAAESYLGRGHRGVRARKAAQARRATEISGAGEF
- a CDS encoding ferritin-like domain-containing protein, whose protein sequence is MAEFLTDIRTIRERARKEIEKGPVTDAYGADLGRVIQVLNEALATEIVCTLRYKRHYYTATGLYAEPVAAEFLEHAGEEQQHADRLAERIVQLGGEPDFNPDTLTKRSHAEYDASLDLIEMIKEDLVAERVAIAAYTEIAQWLGDGDPTTRRIFEDLLAQEEEHADDLRGLLERLPAGAKS
- a CDS encoding LAETG motif-containing sortase-dependent surface protein, yielding MTVFNRSWRRPGALVTVAAASALGVGLFAGPAVAHTPAWAVTCSEVSVDLVNYTADAENTVTLTVDGKELLPTEKFGGEFHKKIELPEHTKELKLHLVVVDGSGNDGSLNDTKTAPVCEGTEPEPEPSTTPPDEPTPPAEEPKPEPEPSKTTGAAVPSSQPSPAGDDLAETGSSSTTPLIAGAAAVILVAGAGITWAARKRRTVGN
- a CDS encoding PQQ-dependent sugar dehydrogenase — protein: MPKPGTTGRSRLAIAAGVLLMALFVPPAVAREDGPIADPLPDPTLSEIGLVLDEFSTLPKSEPVPPPTDDRLKRWARINFVGEVPDGSGRLYVPDLNGKLHLLDDAGTPTEYLDVGAAFGPDFWSHQGLGSGFGFVAFHPEFGDNGKFYTVHTEARDALKKRPDLPSGGVTVVHSVVTEWTADDPAAATFDGSRREVMRLGFQSTIHDIQEIDFNPNAGPGDEDYGLLYIAAGDGGAGWRSSVPQDLYVPQGKILRIDPSGHNGPGGKYGIPPSNPFTHRQYVLGEIYAYGFRDPHRFSWDSAGDGQLFVGNIGEHRIESVYDVRAGDNLGWSDREGPFEYRKEGNPTCGVYQLPDNDEQYGYTYPVAAFDHVPPPATPCADSGNALIGGFVYRGAEIPQLRGKYVYGEGVGGRILYSEVADMRRGGPLAEVHQFKVVDAAGATTSMAELAGDDRVDLRFGTDRAGELYVLAKANGKIWKVTDAR